ggactgaaaatcattggcagcaggtctgatggagcaaTGAcaccaaatttgaaatttttgtttcaaattgtgttcagtttttacagaggaggtcaggagagaggcacaACAATGAGTACTACAGCcctctgtaaaacatggtggaggctctatCATGGTTTTGGGGTGAATTTCAGCCaatggtgttggagatcttgtcaaaactgatggaattatgaacactgaAAAGTgtgatcagattttgatccaccatgcaacaccATCTGGATAATTTCAAGTTGGGAACAGTtctatttttcagcatgacaatcaTCGCAAACATGCTGCTAATGCAGtcaaaacatacctggatataaaaacatacagtggaacactatcagtcatgaatTGGCCGCCTCAGAGCCTGGATCTCAACATTACTCAAGCGTGTCTGCACCACAAAGCAAGATCAAAAACTGCAGCGTAATTAATGCATAAAGGTCAACAAAAACAGTGCAGTGCTTGTTGATGTGAATTGTCTATAAAAGCGAGCCTGTACAGTGTGTCCAGCTTGCACTAAATTcaccaacacaaacactaaGTGTCAAGTAAACATGGTGATTACATGGTGATTAAAACATGTGTTATTACTACTTATTTAAAATGCCACAGAGGAAACAGAGAGGGATCTTGCAGCTGTTGAGTACTTTGCTACAAGTTTTCTTCTCATCCATCAGACAGATACAATGAATAGAGTGAAAGACTTTATATTATTTGTCTGCAAAGGTTAATTTCtaaagaataattaaaaggTTGTAGAACAGTGTAACGGTGAAAGCAGTGGCCtcttgatttaattttgtgttggattttgttttcatatttttttttaaatttatctttTAAGAGACTTGTTGCATTGAATTTAGCTATTCTCTTTGACACatgtacatttttgtttttaatatttgtcctGACTTCTGACTCTTTAAACATCCCTGAGTTCATATTCCAGCTCATTCTTTATTTTCCCAACCATATAGGCTGTAACAGCAGTGTTATAGTTTGACTGAACATAGTTAagctaaatctgttttttttggcactCACCGTATTCATGTTTTCATCGAATTGCAGCTGGAACTCAATGTGTTCAGAGCTCAGTGGATGTCTGAGCTCAAACCGAACTCCGGAGCGAGTGGAACGAGCAACCGACTGCTGCAAGCCAAAGGTCTGAGGAAGACACAAGAAATTGCTAGAGAGGAAAAGGCAAGTTGCAAAATGATTTATTCTTGCTGTGGGCTTGCATGTATTGTCGATTACTATTATCTGTTGATGGCTGATGAGTCACCTTCCCTCAGGCCACAGAGCTGTTCTTGAGAGCTGTTCAGGAGGAGCAGAATGGAGCTGTCTATGAAGGTATGTACTACGTAGGATGAATATCACTGGTtaccacaaataaaacaaactcttGAGAAATTAACAACTGTTCATGTTTAAACAACCACCCATGTGCTTCTGTCTTAATCCTCTGAGGAACCACGATGGCTGGTTGTTTCATTCAGTCTAATCTGACGTGTTTACTTTCAGCTATCAAGTTTTATCGCATGGCTATGCAGCTTGTTCCTGACATTGAGTTTAAAATCAACTACAGCCATCCTCCTGATGCAGACAGAGGTGGAGGGAACTAGTAAGTCATTTTATTTTCGATACTCTCTTTTTAACTAAAGTGCGTCAGCATGTCCGTTTTCTGAGATTTCTTTAGTGATCTATAACTCCAAAGTTTGTTTTCAGACAttaaaaaagttgttttaaaattataattttaaataatttcttttgGGGGGGGAAAGTTTAATGCATCATTTTTACATGTGAAGCAATTAAGATACTAAATGCAGAGCTACTACATTCATTGTTATTGTAATAAAACTAGCAGTAGAAAAACATAACTTTTAATACCAGGCCTGAACAGTTACACTCAGGGTGTGACTAGGATCACTGAACAGGATTAAAACTTAAGCTGCCCcatttagttttctttctttgctgctgCTCGGTAGGTGAATAATATGGCGTGCTGGCTTGTATGAGAGTGATACACAGTCAGATGTCTTCACCTTTTTGCAGCATGGAGGATAGTGATGCTGATGGTGAGATTGAGGATCTACTTGCCTACTTTGAGCAGCAGCTCACTGTGGAAGGCTCCTTTCCAAAGATTTGCACTCCTGATGTTGATATGACTCAGGTGCACATTTCAGGTAAAAATCTTTAGTATGATTTGGTTGTAAACCTCTCAAGTCATTAGTAACCTGAAGCCattatcattattttcttttatttgattGCAGCTTTGCCACGGGAAATCCTGATGTACATATTTCGGTGGGTCGTATCAAGTGATCTGGACATGCGAGCTCTGGAGCAGCTGTCTCTGGTTTGCCGTGGGTTTTACATTTGTGCAAGGTCAGCTCTGCTTTCAGGGAAATCAGCTGGATGAATTATTTTTAGGAGTTTGCTCAGGTTTTGAGGAATTGTGAATTTTGTATCAGACAATAAGGGCTCTCGTGCTGTTGCTGTGCAGTGTATAAAGCTGGTTGTGGTTACTTCCAtcttaatttttcatttctctttccATCTCCCTCCAGGGACCCTGAGATTTGGCGCTCAGCTTGTTTAAGAGTGTGGGGACGGAAGTGCACCAAACTTTTACCCTTCACATCCTGGAGGGAGATGTTCCTGCAGCGGCCCCGCGTCCGTTTCGATGGTAGTTATTATCTTATAGTTAATGAGACTAGTACTGAGAACTTCAGATTTTGAAACCCACAGTAGtacatgaaaatactaaaagtaCTGTTTTGTAACAGAGCTATTTaagatttaaacattttttaatttaagattaaaatgttgctttttgCCGATGCTTTTAGAAGTCATTGCTGCCATATTTATTACACATCCAGTGAAGACCAGTTTTTATTTCCACAGGTGTCTATATCAGCAAAACATCATACATTCGTCAAGGAGAGGAATCACTGGATGGATTTTACAGGGCTTGGCATCATGTTGAGTACTACAGGTAAATATTTgactttctatttctatttaatGGTTGCGAGTTGCACTGTTATCACAGCTACGTGTTGACATTGTTATCACAGGTACCTCCGCTTCTTTCCCGATGGCCACGTCATCATGCTGACCACCCCTGAGGAACCTTTGTCCGTTGTCCCCCGCTTGCGTACTAGGAACACCAGGTACTGTGCACTTCAGGAAAACCTGACTTGATGGGCTCAATTATTAGTTTCTGGTTATAACGATGACGTCAAAGCACCCAAATGATCAACTCAAGGTTTCATAACGGGACTTCACAAACGAACAGCTAATGTCACCGTTGTTACGtccattctttttttaatatatatattgtctttttgttttttttagaacactaaaaaaaaacccaaaagaaaTCAGAAACTGAGTGGCAGCTTCATGATTGTTgaattttgtctcattttcagaATGGATTCAGTTCTGCTCGGTCACTTCCGCCTCTCACAGGAGACGGGAAATCAAACCAAAGTTTTTGCAGTTGTCTGCAAGAAAAAGGAAGAGGTAGGAATACTGGGGAGAGATAAATGGATAACTACATGAATGCACATAAGCACAATCACTCCTCATACATGAGTCTGTGTAACTGTACATGACACAACTCGAGtccttttgtgttattttttgaccgtttgagaaacaaaaatgcCAGCTCCTTGAGTAAATGAAAccccaataaataaatgtggtttaaaaacatttaaaatatattaacaaaTCACATTATATAAtagtagatttatttatttatttgtgttaccaGTTTTCCCCTGGGCAaagaataatataaaataataaaacgtCCTACAGTCTAGCTACTATTAAATATGAAGTTATTATTTCACCTTAGTACCTTATTCAACAGTGttgtctgtttcttttcatgGCAGAAGTTGGGCTCCATGTTCATAGTTGAAGAAAATAAGTTACTGAACATGTATTACACCAGTGTTGAATTTGTCAAAAAAAACTAGTAATAGTAATAATGCTGCATGTTATGTAAGACAGTCAACTTCAAAAAACTTATTGAGCtgcatttatttacttgtttttaatgtttaacatgTGTTACATAGTGACAGTGacacacagtggtgcagtggttagcatttCACAGTataaggttctgggtttgaatctgcaggtggctgcagcttttctctgtgGACTTTGGACTGTTAGAGGAAGCCAGAGAGCCCAGAGAAACCCCACACAGGCACAAAAGCATGTATATTGGATTAATTACCATTGTATACTAAAATGAAGAGGTTGtagaatatattttttaactcaATAAGCCTCCTAGAAACAAGTCTCATCACTTGGTATCCTTCTTCAGGCATTTATATGTGTAACTTTCCAAATGGCAAAATAAGTTTTAAAATTATTGTCCCCTGCAAGTTATACTGCTACAAATGTGTGAGGTTACATAACAGTACAACATTGATTCTGTCAGCACTCTGAGTCAATGTCTCTGCTCTGAtccaccagaaaaaaaatgccttaaTGATTGATGTTATGGATTCAGTAAGCCAGCAATGAGTAGATATGGCACCACATATGAACCTGTTGTGAACCTCAGCTGTGCGTTGGTGCTTTAACATGATTGGCTCTTGTTTTCTGGTTGATTGAAGCTTCAGGTGAGGTTCGGCTGCTTCCTCCACAGTTAGATTTACAGTGTATTCAGCAATCTTGGGTGCCATAGTCTCTGAGAGCATCTGCTGTGAATTCCAGTTTTCTGTAATATTTCATCTAACCTGTCAGATCACCGCTGAGCTTGTAAACTGCGTTACCTGTTGACAGAAAGCGGCTGAGTTTCAAAGGAACCGGTTCTGCAGGCGGAACCCAGCTCCGGAAGCTGAACACAGCTTTCACGTGGGACTGGCTCTGTCCTCTGGGGGGCGTCAGAGTTTCAGTAAGCTTGTGTGGATCCACCATTCCTGCCACATCACTTACAAGTAAGTCAAGGACTGCCAATAAAAGTGgaggggggtgtgtgtgtgtgaatttctATTCCAAACCTGACTATCATTATGCTTTTAGGTTGACTGGGGAAACAGTCGTTACTTCGTTTGACCTGGAGAGGATGTACACACCCTTCTTCTTTGCACGTGTGAAGAGCTACACTGCTTTCTCTGAGCAGCCTCTTTAAGCAGACCTGCACATGATCTCACAAAGACTGCAGCAGAAATTCAGCCACCATTGCATCAAAACACATACTTCTCagcctgtttttaatttgtgctgcagctgcttcGTAGTGTTGCTGTTTGAACCCTCACGTTTCCTAAATGAAAGGCATGTTATCTTTCGGGTACACTTTAGAGAAAACTTATTTTCTGATTTCAGAAATTATGGTAATATGCTAAGAGCTAAAATTATTAGCAGAATTTCTCACCTGTTCCAAGCAATGAATGttcatcctgtttttgtttcgttGTGCACTTTCTTCCTCAAATAAACAGCGATGAACGAAAAAATATCAGCCTCGCtgttctgatgtgttttttttaatttactcaaAATTGATAGGTTTTCTATGATTTCTCTCTAATCTATTATGCAacctgagtttaaaaaaaaaagtgaaaaaaaaagcattgcagATTTAATTTCATAGATCTACATCATTTGTCTCTTTGAGGACACGTGGGTATAATCCACACATTACATTTTCTGGGAACCGAGCAGATCAAACAGGAtttgcagaggaaaaaaaaaaaagtgaaagttgtTTTGGATTAGTCTGAAATAATTTGTGGCTTTACTATAGCTGGTTGCTGTTCTAAAACTTTACTTACCGTTTTTAgaagttaaatatttaaattgtttGCTATTGCTGGATTTGTGGGAATTCATAGTGAAGGGAGGAAAAAGCTGGATAAATGGGTTATTCAGTAATCACTAATTAACATGTTAGATTTTGTTTATTAAGTGTTATTtacacatataaaaatataaacttgtTCTAGTTAATCTTGGTATGCCTTATTAACTGTATGGGAATTAGACTAAAGGAGTATCTTTAAGCTTTCACATGAAAATCTCAGCCACAGCTAAAAATCAGATCATCAAATGTGTTGATGGAGCAGGAGGAGATCTGAGAACCAGACGTTCTAACAAACCTGTACTCATGTTAGAGATAATGTAATATGTAATTGTGGAGAAAATGGAAAGATTGCTTACTGTACTGCTGTTTTCACAAACCTCAATATTGCACCCAGCCCTCTGCATCTCCCTCAGGTCATGGCCTCTGAAAATCTGTGAGTAAGGGATTGTTTGAATAGCGGCTGGCCGGCAGATATGCCACCAAAGCTCACAGACAGTGGCTCTGTCCTCCCAAATGCGAGCGCTGTGTGACACACGGCTCTCCAGTGCATCAAGTGTGTGCGCAGTGCTCATGAGGAGGAGGACTGAACAAGTGGAAAGGACTTTGGTGGGTTATTGTCTTGACATATACTGGCTAGATATTTTAACTGGTCGAAACAACGCTGAATGGCCTCGGTCAAAGGGGATGTcaggagagaagaggctttctgtatgaaaatcttgttttttttctgt
This is a stretch of genomic DNA from Archocentrus centrarchus isolate MPI-CPG fArcCen1 chromosome 15, fArcCen1, whole genome shotgun sequence. It encodes these proteins:
- the fbxo9 gene encoding F-box only protein 9; this translates as MADENADIGSTVEDEDESSDDPDLQLELNVFRAQWMSELKPNSGASGTSNRLLQAKGLRKTQEIAREEKATELFLRAVQEEQNGAVYEAIKFYRMAMQLVPDIEFKINYSHPPDADRGGGNYMEDSDADGEIEDLLAYFEQQLTVEGSFPKICTPDVDMTQVHISALPREILMYIFRWVVSSDLDMRALEQLSLVCRGFYICARDPEIWRSACLRVWGRKCTKLLPFTSWREMFLQRPRVRFDGVYISKTSYIRQGEESLDGFYRAWHHVEYYRYLRFFPDGHVIMLTTPEEPLSVVPRLRTRNTRMDSVLLGHFRLSQETGNQTKVFAVVCKKKEEKAAEFQRNRFCRRNPAPEAEHSFHVGLALSSGGRQSFSKLVWIHHSCHITYKLTGETVVTSFDLERMYTPFFFARVKSYTAFSEQPL